A region of Allocoleopsis franciscana PCC 7113 DNA encodes the following proteins:
- the rpmH gene encoding 50S ribosomal protein L34: MTQRTLGGTSRKRKRKSGFRARMRTQDGQNVIKARRKKGRYRLSV; the protein is encoded by the coding sequence ATGACTCAACGCACTCTAGGCGGCACCAGCCGCAAACGGAAAAGAAAGTCGGGTTTTCGCGCACGGATGCGTACCCAAGATGGTCAAAATGTCATTAAAGCTCGCAGAAAAAAAGGACGTTATCGTCTCTCGGTATAG
- the rnpA gene encoding ribonuclease P protein component, producing MALPQVHRLRHWRDFQLVYQKGIRRNGRYLTLRGLSRRTSTVDAPISERLSSPNQDPPPTRIGISVSQKVSKKAVVRNRIKRRIRAALRQLLPQLSPGWQLIVGVRPGAERCDYAQFLRELEQLLAEAEVLNGH from the coding sequence GTGGCATTGCCTCAAGTGCATCGACTCAGGCACTGGCGAGATTTTCAGCTCGTGTATCAAAAAGGAATACGCCGAAATGGGCGTTATTTAACTTTGCGAGGTTTGTCCCGACGCACCAGTACAGTGGACGCCCCAATTTCCGAGAGGTTATCGTCGCCCAATCAAGACCCGCCGCCAACTCGCATTGGCATCTCTGTCAGTCAAAAAGTTAGTAAAAAAGCGGTTGTTCGCAATCGAATTAAGCGGCGCATTAGGGCAGCTTTACGCCAGTTGTTACCCCAACTTTCTCCAGGATGGCAACTGATAGTAGGGGTACGACCTGGAGCCGAGCGGTGCGATTATGCACAATTTTTGCGAGAATTAGAGCAGTTGTTGGCAGAAGCAGAGGTATTAAATGGGCATTAA
- a CDS encoding PH domain-containing protein, which yields MGIKEEVFYEGGPHVGDLIINILLGFTVICLPLTVGAIVRALWLRYRITDRRISITGGWQGRDRTDIIFSEVVKVVKVPRGFGSWGDIVVTLKDGSRLEIRAIPRFREIYDHIAEKAAQKTGRPLDSVKA from the coding sequence ATGGGCATTAAAGAAGAAGTTTTTTACGAAGGTGGCCCCCATGTTGGTGATTTGATTATTAATATTTTGTTAGGGTTCACGGTGATTTGCTTGCCCTTGACAGTGGGAGCCATTGTTCGTGCCCTATGGCTGCGTTATCGCATTACGGATCGCCGTATTTCGATCACAGGGGGTTGGCAAGGGCGCGATCGCACAGACATTATTTTTTCAGAGGTGGTCAAAGTCGTTAAAGTTCCCCGTGGTTTCGGATCGTGGGGGGACATTGTGGTGACCCTCAAAGATGGCAGTCGCCTGGAAATACGAGCCATCCCCCGGTTCCGCGAAATCTATGACCACATTGCTGAAAAAGCCGCCCAAAAAACGGGTAGACCCCTCGACTCTGTAAAGGCTTAG
- the yidC gene encoding membrane protein insertase YidC: MDFGVGFLSNNVMLPILDFFYGIVPSYGLAIVALTLVIRFALFPLNAGSIRNMRRMRITQPLMKKRQEEIQKLYKDDPAKQQEEMSKLFKEFGNPLAGCLPVVLQMPVLFALFATLRGSPFSDVNYAVNLQIFPREQMELIQPQAFVTKPQNIYIADGVHAPVAAILPGGSRLVVGEKTQVEFQTVEGKSLNKLLTEYPETKIAPKWQVTKGAEHIRIQADGTLEALEPGEVTLQGSLPGLAADKGFLFIEALGRVGAFEPDGAIHWDVIGMILVFGISLYVNQLLSGQNASSDDASKQQATVNKLTPILFSGMFLFFPLPAGVLMYMVIANIFQTAQTFILMREPLPENIQKMMETQEKETKAGEKRESLPFERRSKKKASS, encoded by the coding sequence ATGGATTTTGGTGTCGGGTTTCTTTCCAACAACGTCATGCTGCCAATCCTGGATTTCTTTTACGGGATTGTGCCAAGCTATGGTCTCGCCATCGTGGCGCTGACCCTGGTGATTCGCTTTGCCCTCTTTCCCTTGAACGCTGGTTCCATTCGCAATATGAGGCGTATGCGAATCACCCAACCGCTGATGAAAAAGCGGCAAGAAGAGATTCAAAAACTCTACAAAGATGACCCAGCTAAACAGCAGGAAGAAATGAGCAAACTCTTCAAAGAGTTTGGCAATCCCTTAGCTGGCTGTCTACCGGTCGTGCTGCAAATGCCGGTATTGTTTGCCCTGTTTGCCACCTTGCGGGGTTCACCCTTTTCGGACGTTAATTACGCCGTCAATCTCCAAATCTTTCCCAGAGAGCAAATGGAGTTGATTCAGCCCCAAGCGTTTGTAACCAAACCCCAAAACATTTACATCGCTGATGGCGTTCATGCCCCAGTCGCAGCTATTCTCCCAGGGGGAAGCCGTTTAGTCGTTGGAGAAAAAACCCAAGTAGAGTTTCAAACGGTTGAAGGCAAATCGCTTAACAAATTGTTAACCGAGTATCCAGAGACGAAAATTGCTCCCAAATGGCAAGTCACCAAAGGGGCAGAACACATCCGGATTCAGGCAGACGGAACTCTGGAAGCATTAGAACCCGGAGAAGTAACGCTTCAGGGCAGCCTTCCTGGATTAGCCGCTGATAAAGGATTCCTCTTCATTGAGGCTCTAGGACGTGTGGGTGCTTTTGAACCCGATGGAGCGATTCACTGGGATGTCATTGGCATGATTCTTGTGTTTGGCATTAGTTTGTATGTAAATCAGCTTCTTTCAGGTCAGAATGCTTCGAGTGATGACGCCTCAAAGCAGCAAGCAACGGTGAATAAGCTCACTCCAATCCTGTTCTCTGGGATGTTCTTATTCTTCCCCTTGCCCGCTGGTGTACTGATGTATATGGTGATAGCCAATATTTTTCAGACAGCCCAGACCTTTATTTTGATGCGCGAACCCTTGCCCGAAAACATTCAAAAAATGATGGAGACGCAAGAGAAAGAAACCAAAGCTGGGGAGAAGCGTGAATCACTGCCTTTTGAACGGCGTTCTAAGAAAAAGGCTTCGAGTTAG
- a CDS encoding Jag family protein — MDNQLMQRGQQWLEELLRLSKFGAPVRPTLTHDSGEDKPNYWLTIDQTRLTPKQVEILIGPDGIVLDAIQYLANSILNLGQDEEGQAAYTIEIDGYRLRRQEELRAMADHAAQTVRETGQEYELKSLSSAERRQVHTFLKECEDLETQSRGQEPDRRLVVRLR; from the coding sequence ATGGACAATCAGCTCATGCAGCGAGGTCAGCAGTGGCTTGAGGAACTCCTGCGTTTATCCAAGTTCGGGGCACCGGTGAGACCAACTCTTACCCATGACTCAGGTGAAGACAAGCCAAATTATTGGTTAACCATCGATCAAACCCGACTGACTCCCAAACAAGTTGAAATTTTGATTGGCCCAGACGGAATTGTGCTGGATGCGATTCAGTACTTGGCTAATTCCATTTTGAATTTGGGGCAGGACGAAGAGGGACAAGCCGCGTATACCATAGAAATCGATGGTTATCGCCTTCGGCGACAAGAGGAACTCCGGGCGATGGCAGATCATGCCGCCCAAACGGTGCGCGAGACGGGACAAGAATATGAACTAAAATCTTTGTCCTCCGCAGAACGCCGTCAAGTTCATACCTTTTTGAAGGAATGCGAAGACTTGGAGACTCAAAGCCGAGGACAGGAACCTGACCGACGCCTAGTTGTGCGTCTACGCTAA
- a CDS encoding YceD family protein: protein MEAIHIPWLLKLPEQTEVIQVKECIAGLETLTPVRGRMQVTHQGNYLEVSAQAETIITLTCDRCLQQYNHRLQVDASEMVWLDESADQPDEGPLERETALEDLVETLPPQGYFQPDVWLYEQLCLATPPRQLCDSDCPGIQINDHEPGSAALTDQRWQALANLKKQLPG, encoded by the coding sequence ATGGAAGCCATTCATATTCCTTGGCTGCTTAAGCTACCAGAGCAGACAGAGGTCATTCAAGTTAAGGAGTGTATTGCTGGTTTAGAGACGCTCACCCCAGTGCGCGGTCGAATGCAAGTGACGCATCAAGGGAATTATCTAGAAGTTTCGGCCCAAGCGGAAACCATTATTACCTTAACGTGCGATCGCTGCTTGCAGCAGTACAACCACCGTCTACAAGTTGATGCCTCGGAAATGGTTTGGTTAGATGAGTCAGCCGACCAACCCGATGAAGGCCCCTTAGAACGGGAAACGGCGTTGGAAGACTTGGTCGAAACGCTGCCACCCCAAGGTTATTTTCAGCCAGACGTTTGGCTATACGAGCAACTCTGTTTAGCAACTCCCCCTCGGCAGCTTTGTGACTCGGATTGCCCAGGCATTCAGATTAATGATCATGAGCCGGGGAGTGCCGCGCTTACGGATCAGCGTTGGCAAGCTCTGGCAAACCTGAAAAAACAACTTCCTGGATAG
- a CDS encoding RNA-guided endonuclease InsQ/TnpB family protein, whose amino-acid sequence MLHKAVKVRLYPTALQQVLLSQHFGCARWWWNYALNKSIETYKETGKSLNQSALNAFLPKLKKAEETIWLSECYSQVLQATTLNLTTAYKNFFAGRARFPRYKSKHGKQSLQYPQNVKVLDGFVQLPGKVGKVKAKLHRNIEGTIKTVTVSLDPSGKYFASILTESEGDNPTVSTNGKVIGVDLGLTHFAITSDGCKVSKYDNPRHLVKHEKNLKRKQQKLAKKQKGSNSRNKVKKTVAKVYERVTKSRQDFLHKLSRKLVNENQVVVVENLNVKGMVRNHNLAKAISDIGWGTFVNFLFYKLEKKGGKLVEIDRWFPSSRLCSNCYYQIDSLSLDIREWTCPNCGTRHDRDGNAATNIRAEGIRMLQTDGTAVSANGGEVRPKLGRKSVLRHSPVMLEAHTIIASI is encoded by the coding sequence ATGCTGCACAAAGCGGTCAAGGTTCGACTGTATCCAACGGCTTTGCAACAAGTCCTACTGTCTCAGCACTTTGGTTGTGCCAGATGGTGGTGGAATTATGCTTTGAACAAGTCAATTGAGACTTATAAGGAAACAGGTAAAAGCCTTAATCAGTCAGCGCTTAATGCCTTTTTGCCAAAGCTCAAGAAAGCAGAGGAAACTATATGGTTGTCTGAATGTTATAGCCAAGTTTTACAGGCAACAACCCTCAATCTAACCACAGCCTATAAAAACTTTTTTGCAGGTCGTGCCAGGTTTCCGCGTTACAAGTCAAAGCATGGCAAGCAATCGCTCCAGTATCCTCAAAACGTTAAAGTACTTGATGGATTTGTTCAGTTACCTGGTAAGGTTGGCAAAGTTAAAGCCAAGCTGCACAGGAATATAGAAGGAACAATTAAAACCGTAACGGTCAGTTTAGACCCATCAGGCAAGTATTTTGCCTCAATACTGACGGAGAGTGAAGGCGACAATCCGACTGTTTCAACTAACGGCAAAGTGATTGGGGTTGACTTAGGATTGACTCATTTCGCCATTACAAGCGATGGCTGCAAAGTCTCTAAGTATGACAACCCTAGGCATCTAGTCAAACATGAGAAAAACCTCAAGCGCAAGCAACAAAAACTAGCTAAAAAACAAAAAGGAAGTAATTCAAGGAACAAAGTTAAGAAAACTGTAGCTAAAGTGTACGAACGGGTAACTAAATCCCGTCAGGATTTTCTACATAAGCTTTCACGAAAGCTCGTCAATGAAAACCAAGTTGTCGTAGTAGAGAATCTTAATGTCAAAGGCATGGTACGCAATCACAATTTAGCTAAAGCAATATCTGATATTGGATGGGGAACCTTTGTCAATTTTCTCTTCTACAAGCTAGAGAAAAAAGGTGGCAAATTGGTTGAGATTGACCGTTGGTTCCCTAGCTCCAGGCTCTGCTCTAATTGCTATTACCAGATTGATAGTTTGTCTCTTGATATTAGAGAGTGGACTTGTCCTAATTGCGGCACTCGTCACGACCGGGATGGTAACGCAGCAACGAACATTAGAGCCGAAGGCATCAGAATGCTACAGACGGATGGAACAGCCGTCTCTGCTAACGGAGGGGAAGTAAGACCAAAGCTTGGACGCAAGTCCGTTCTCAGGCATTCCCCCGTGATGTTAGAAGCCCACACTATAATCGCTTCGATTTAG
- a CDS encoding AAA family ATPase yields MSFNDEFELLLRARYPLIYIPTPEEERVEASIAQAGKRLGDRAVYIWDFVDGYQGNPNDVGFGRRNPLQALEFVEKVAQSAAAIFILRDFHRFLDDISVSRKLRNLSRRLKSQPKNIVILSPQITVPAELAEVLTVVEFPLPNASEIKAEIQRLISATAQSLSDKVLDELVRSAQGLSLERIRRVLARAIASHGEIQPEDVELILEEKRQSIRQTQILEFYPTTERISDIGGLDNLKDWLLRRGGAFTERARQYGLPHPRGLLLVGIQGTGKSLTAKAIAHHWHLPLLRLDVGRLFGGLVGESESRTRQMIQLAEALAPCILWIDEIDKAFSGIDSKGDAGTTSRVFGTFINWLAEKKSPVFVVATANNIQALPPEMLRKGRFDEIFFVGLPSQEERRAIFELHLSRLRPHNLKNYDLDRLAYETPDFSGAEIEQTLIEAMHIGFSQNRDFTTDDILESASQIIPLARTAQEQIQFLQNWAAAGKARMASRDSRLSNRIQRQFQ; encoded by the coding sequence ATGAGTTTTAATGATGAATTTGAGCTGCTGCTCCGGGCGCGCTATCCCTTAATCTATATTCCCACCCCCGAAGAAGAGCGAGTGGAAGCCTCAATCGCACAAGCTGGGAAACGTCTAGGCGATCGCGCTGTCTATATCTGGGATTTCGTGGACGGCTACCAGGGCAACCCCAATGATGTCGGTTTCGGACGCCGCAATCCGTTACAAGCGCTAGAATTTGTGGAGAAAGTAGCCCAAAGTGCCGCAGCTATCTTTATATTAAGAGATTTTCACCGTTTTTTAGACGATATATCCGTTTCTCGCAAACTTAGAAACTTATCAAGACGCCTAAAATCCCAACCCAAGAATATTGTCATCCTATCCCCACAAATTACCGTTCCTGCTGAACTGGCGGAAGTGCTGACAGTAGTGGAATTTCCGTTACCCAACGCCTCGGAAATTAAAGCCGAAATTCAACGGTTGATCAGCGCGACAGCACAATCCTTGAGCGATAAAGTCTTAGATGAGCTGGTACGTTCCGCGCAGGGGCTATCCCTAGAACGGATTCGTCGGGTTCTGGCGCGTGCGATCGCCTCTCATGGCGAAATTCAACCCGAAGACGTGGAATTAATTTTAGAAGAAAAACGCCAATCGATTCGGCAGACGCAAATTTTAGAGTTTTACCCAACCACGGAAAGAATTTCTGATATCGGTGGCTTGGATAACCTGAAAGACTGGCTGCTGCGGCGGGGTGGTGCTTTTACCGAACGTGCCAGACAATACGGTTTGCCCCATCCTCGCGGCTTGCTGTTAGTGGGAATTCAGGGAACCGGAAAATCCTTAACCGCAAAAGCGATCGCCCATCACTGGCACCTACCCTTGCTACGCTTAGATGTGGGGCGTCTATTTGGAGGCTTAGTCGGAGAATCCGAATCCCGCACTAGGCAGATGATTCAGTTAGCAGAAGCGCTTGCTCCCTGCATCCTGTGGATTGATGAAATTGATAAAGCCTTCTCAGGAATAGATTCTAAAGGAGATGCCGGCACAACCAGCCGCGTTTTTGGCACCTTTATCAACTGGCTAGCCGAAAAAAAATCCCCCGTTTTTGTCGTCGCCACCGCCAACAACATCCAAGCATTACCCCCAGAAATGCTGCGTAAAGGGCGGTTCGATGAAATCTTCTTTGTGGGGTTGCCCAGCCAAGAAGAACGCAGAGCCATTTTTGAGTTACATTTATCTCGATTGCGGCCTCATAACTTAAAGAATTACGATTTAGACCGATTAGCCTATGAAACCCCTGATTTTTCAGGTGCGGAAATCGAGCAAACCCTAATCGAAGCCATGCACATTGGTTTCAGTCAAAACCGAGATTTCACTACCGATGATATCTTGGAATCTGCCAGCCAAATCATTCCCTTAGCTCGAACCGCACAAGAGCAAATCCAATTTTTACAAAACTGGGCAGCAGCCGGAAAAGCCCGAATGGCTTCTAGAGATAGCCGTTTGAGCAATCGCATTCAGCGTCAATTTCAGTAA
- a CDS encoding SH3 domain-containing protein, protein MSLSGIFKFILGFFVGIIFLIIFGIGTAYYFWTRLSITPAKPIFAEEQQKKSPTVKKASLTPASKSKPSSQQSPTPSKSPIQELPPGAYKARVTWPEGLSLRDAPTLNSTRIGGVAANQAVFILKQSDDGKWQQVRVVEGNQEGWIKAGNTAKSE, encoded by the coding sequence ATGAGTTTGTCAGGCATCTTTAAGTTTATCCTCGGTTTTTTTGTCGGCATCATATTCTTGATCATTTTTGGTATTGGTACCGCTTATTACTTCTGGACAAGGCTCTCTATTACTCCTGCCAAACCCATCTTCGCAGAAGAGCAACAGAAGAAGTCCCCGACGGTTAAGAAAGCCAGTTTAACTCCAGCGTCTAAATCGAAACCCAGCAGCCAACAGAGTCCCACACCCAGTAAGTCCCCCATCCAAGAACTGCCACCAGGGGCTTATAAAGCGCGTGTAACCTGGCCAGAAGGCTTAAGTCTTCGCGACGCACCCACGCTCAATTCAACCCGGATTGGTGGTGTTGCCGCCAATCAAGCCGTGTTCATTCTTAAACAAAGTGATGATGGAAAATGGCAACAGGTGCGCGTAGTAGAGGGTAATCAAGAGGGCTGGATTAAGGCAGGCAATACAGCAAAAAGTGAATAA
- a CDS encoding glycosyltransferase, which translates to MLLSEMGLGLTVLSLVIWLGLLGFRGQFWRTDQRLEEIETPPQNTRSTLYPSVCAVVPARNEAELLPVSLRSLLNQDYAGSYSVILVDDHSTDGTASVAQQVAQDLNKSWQLQMIPGVPLPAGWTGKLWAMEQGIRHAQNLTPPPDYLLLTDADIEHDSGNLRRLIAKAQQADLELVSLMVRLRCQDFWEQFLIPAFVFFFQKLYPFRWVNDPFNPTAAAAGGCILIRREALSRIGGLQVVRQALIDDCALAQAVKSSGSEEGKGRSRIWLGLTTLTRSLRPYPSLETIWEMVARTAYTQLNYSPLLLFGTICAMALIYLVPPVGAIWGGLTGNGLVAIAGLSAWLLMSVAYFPIVRLYGCSPGLAFSLPAIAFLYTLMTLDSAIRHWQGRGGAWKGRVYSERN; encoded by the coding sequence ATGCTGCTGAGTGAGATGGGGTTAGGATTGACCGTTCTATCTTTGGTGATTTGGCTCGGATTGCTGGGCTTTCGGGGTCAATTTTGGCGAACGGATCAGCGTCTAGAAGAGATAGAAACACCGCCACAGAACACCCGTTCAACATTATATCCATCGGTTTGTGCTGTCGTCCCGGCTCGGAATGAGGCTGAATTGCTCCCTGTAAGCTTGCGATCGCTCCTCAACCAAGACTATGCTGGCTCCTATTCAGTCATTTTGGTGGACGATCACAGCACTGATGGTACAGCGAGTGTTGCCCAACAGGTTGCCCAAGACCTGAACAAAAGCTGGCAGTTGCAGATGATTCCAGGTGTACCCCTGCCTGCGGGTTGGACGGGAAAGCTTTGGGCGATGGAACAAGGGATTCGCCATGCTCAGAACCTAACCCCACCGCCTGACTATTTGCTGTTGACGGATGCTGATATTGAACATGATAGTGGCAATCTCCGCCGCCTCATCGCCAAAGCCCAGCAGGCAGATTTAGAGCTTGTTTCCTTGATGGTGCGACTGCGATGCCAGGATTTTTGGGAGCAATTTTTAATCCCAGCCTTTGTTTTCTTCTTTCAAAAACTCTATCCCTTTCGTTGGGTGAATGACCCCTTTAATCCTACCGCCGCTGCTGCTGGGGGATGTATTTTAATTCGCCGTGAAGCGTTAAGTCGCATTGGTGGATTGCAGGTGGTTCGCCAAGCGCTCATTGATGATTGTGCCTTAGCTCAAGCTGTGAAGTCGAGTGGTTCAGAGGAAGGGAAAGGCAGAAGTCGCATTTGGTTAGGACTTACGACTTTAACCCGCAGTTTACGCCCTTATCCCTCTTTAGAGACAATTTGGGAAATGGTGGCTCGCACTGCCTATACCCAGTTAAACTATTCGCCCCTATTGCTGTTTGGGACGATATGTGCTATGGCTTTGATTTATTTAGTGCCGCCTGTGGGAGCCATCTGGGGTGGATTGACGGGAAATGGGCTGGTTGCGATCGCGGGTTTATCGGCATGGCTGTTGATGAGTGTGGCTTACTTCCCTATCGTGCGATTGTATGGGTGTTCACCTGGATTGGCATTTTCCTTACCTGCGATCGCTTTTTTGTATACTCTGATGACTCTAGACTCTGCTATACGACACTGGCAAGGTCGAGGCGGTGCTTGGAAAGGGAGGGTGTATTCTGAGAGAAATTAG
- a CDS encoding SGNH/GDSL hydrolase family protein has translation MNLKPSIGRFRLPAFFAGTLLSVLCITTAISTAVPSDKPTRIMPLGDSITQGNTQHNSYRRPLWLELRQAGYNIDFVGSTRENFGGLSPLSDFDPDHEGHWGWRVDQVLEKIDGWMRISEPDIVLIHLGNNDLTQGQSLESTIEELRQLIQRIRIVNPRVKLLIAQIIPCGNPPRIQQLNQRIGHLARRTSTQNSPIVVVNQFSGFNPKAGVDTYDGCHPSEAGEQKMASRWFAALKKVLPNPEKSPSP, from the coding sequence TTGAACTTAAAGCCCTCAATTGGCAGATTCAGGCTGCCAGCTTTCTTTGCCGGAACTCTCTTAAGTGTCTTGTGCATTACGACGGCGATATCAACAGCAGTGCCATCCGACAAGCCAACGCGGATCATGCCCCTTGGCGATTCGATCACGCAGGGGAATACTCAGCATAATAGTTATCGTCGCCCCCTCTGGCTTGAGTTACGTCAGGCCGGTTACAACATTGATTTTGTTGGGTCAACACGAGAGAATTTCGGAGGGTTGTCTCCCTTATCAGATTTTGACCCCGATCATGAAGGACATTGGGGTTGGCGCGTGGATCAGGTATTGGAGAAAATTGACGGCTGGATGCGAATCAGCGAACCCGACATCGTGCTGATTCATCTGGGGAATAACGATCTGACTCAAGGACAAAGCCTGGAAAGTACCATAGAGGAACTTCGGCAACTGATTCAACGGATACGTATTGTCAACCCACGGGTAAAGCTGCTGATTGCACAGATTATCCCCTGTGGAAATCCACCGCGAATTCAACAACTGAATCAGCGAATTGGACATTTAGCCCGGAGAACCAGCACTCAAAACTCACCCATCGTTGTGGTAAATCAGTTTAGTGGCTTCAACCCCAAAGCAGGCGTCGATACCTACGATGGCTGTCATCCCAGTGAAGCAGGTGAACAAAAAATGGCATCTCGTTGGTTTGCTGCCCTGAAAAAAGTACTTCCAAACCCTGAAAAAAGCCCAAGTCCTTAA
- the shc gene encoding squalene--hopene cyclase: protein MQTQDKATASRLAEAIAATQNYLLSIQNPAGYWWAELESNVTITAEAVLLHKIWGTDTERPLHKVEHYLRSQQREHGGWELFYGDGGELSTSVEAYMALKLLGVSETDPAMLRAKTFILQRGGISRSRIFTKIHLALIGCYSWQGVPSLPPWVMLLPEQFPFNIYEMSSWARSSTVPLLIVLDRKPVFQVNPRITLDELYTEGREHARFDLPRNSDWTDVFLVLDNAFKFAESLNLVPFRQEGIKAAEKWILERQEATGDWGGIIPAMLNSLLALRCLDYDAADPIVHRGLKAVDHFAIETEQSYCVQPCVSPVWDTAWVIRALMDSGFSPKHPAIVGAGEWLLSKQILDYGDWAVKNKQGKPGAWAFEFENRFYPDVDDSAVVVMALHQVQLPNERLKQAAIARTVNWIASMQCQAGGWAAFDLNNNQDWLNQLPYGDLKAMIDPNTADVTARVLEMLGWCNLSIDANQTARAIDYLIREQEADGSWFGRWGVNYIYGTSGALSALALIAPQTHSRHIERGAAWLAGCQNSDGGWGETCRSYDNPALKGQGTSTASQTAWALIGLMAAGEATGKFASEAIERGVNYLLNTQRSDGTWNESEFTGTGFPSHFYLKYHLYQQYFPLMALGRHQTLLTQQGAISG, encoded by the coding sequence ATGCAGACACAAGACAAGGCTACAGCATCGAGATTAGCAGAAGCGATCGCTGCAACACAAAACTATTTACTCTCGATTCAAAATCCAGCAGGCTACTGGTGGGCTGAGTTAGAATCTAATGTCACCATCACCGCAGAAGCCGTTCTGCTCCACAAGATTTGGGGAACTGACACAGAACGTCCCTTACACAAAGTAGAACATTACCTGCGATCGCAACAACGAGAGCATGGGGGGTGGGAACTCTTTTACGGGGATGGTGGAGAGTTAAGTACTTCCGTTGAAGCCTATATGGCGCTCAAGTTGTTGGGGGTATCGGAAACCGACCCCGCCATGCTTCGAGCCAAAACCTTTATCTTACAACGGGGCGGAATTAGTCGCAGTCGCATTTTTACTAAAATCCATTTAGCCCTGATTGGCTGCTATAGCTGGCAAGGCGTTCCTTCTTTGCCACCGTGGGTGATGCTGTTGCCAGAGCAGTTTCCCTTCAACATCTACGAAATGTCAAGCTGGGCACGCTCAAGCACGGTTCCTCTCCTCATTGTCCTTGATCGCAAACCGGTGTTTCAGGTCAATCCCAGAATTACCCTCGATGAACTCTATACCGAAGGCAGGGAACATGCCCGGTTTGATTTACCCCGAAATTCTGATTGGACAGACGTATTTCTGGTTCTGGATAATGCTTTTAAATTCGCCGAAAGCCTAAATCTTGTCCCTTTTCGCCAAGAAGGCATCAAGGCGGCTGAAAAATGGATTTTAGAGCGGCAAGAAGCCACAGGAGACTGGGGGGGAATTATTCCCGCCATGCTGAACTCGCTTTTGGCGTTGCGTTGCTTAGATTATGATGCCGCCGATCCGATTGTCCACCGGGGATTGAAGGCAGTTGATCACTTTGCCATTGAAACCGAACAGAGTTATTGTGTTCAGCCTTGTGTTTCCCCTGTTTGGGATACCGCGTGGGTGATTCGCGCCTTAATGGATTCGGGTTTCTCACCGAAGCATCCTGCCATTGTTGGGGCGGGAGAATGGTTATTGAGCAAGCAAATTTTAGATTACGGCGATTGGGCGGTTAAGAATAAACAAGGAAAACCTGGTGCTTGGGCGTTTGAGTTTGAGAATCGTTTTTATCCCGATGTGGATGATTCGGCAGTGGTGGTGATGGCTTTACATCAGGTGCAGCTTCCGAATGAACGGTTGAAACAAGCAGCGATCGCTCGTACTGTAAATTGGATTGCCTCGATGCAATGTCAAGCTGGGGGTTGGGCGGCGTTCGATCTCAATAATAATCAGGATTGGCTCAATCAGTTGCCCTATGGTGACTTGAAAGCGATGATCGACCCGAACACGGCAGATGTTACGGCACGGGTGTTAGAAATGCTGGGGTGGTGTAACCTGTCAATCGATGCCAACCAAACGGCAAGAGCGATTGATTATCTGATTCGTGAACAAGAGGCGGATGGTTCCTGGTTTGGTCGTTGGGGAGTTAATTATATTTATGGAACCAGTGGTGCTCTGTCTGCCCTAGCGCTAATCGCGCCTCAAACTCACTCTCGGCATATTGAACGGGGTGCGGCTTGGCTGGCTGGATGCCAAAATTCAGATGGAGGTTGGGGCGAAACCTGCCGCAGTTACGATAACCCAGCTCTCAAAGGACAAGGAACGAGTACAGCTTCCCAAACCGCTTGGGCTTTAATTGGCTTAATGGCGGCGGGTGAGGCGACTGGAAAATTCGCTAGTGAGGCAATCGAACGGGGTGTAAATTATCTTTTAAATACCCAGCGATCGGATGGCACCTGGAACGAATCAGAATTTACAGGGACTGGTTTTCCTAGTCATTTTTATCTGAAATATCATCTCTATCAACAATATTTTCCGCTCATGGCTTTAGGCCGTCATCAAACTTTGTTGACTCAGCAGGGCGCAATTTCTGGCTAA